The Pseudomonas hefeiensis genomic sequence CACAGAACACGTCGCCACAACCTGTCCAGCACCCGGGAGTGATCGTCTCGGTGATTGGCTTGGTTTTTCGCATCATCGGTTTGCTGATCGCCTCGTTGCTGTTCTCGATCCTGATCGAGTTCGCCGGGCTGCTACTGTTCTGGGGTGATCAGGGCTGGCGACACAGTCAGGCCATGCTAACCAGTGAGTTGGGTTGGCTCAGCGAGCACTTCAAATCATCACTTCTCATCCAGCAGCCCGGACAAACGATTGGCCAGTGGCTGAATTTCCTCAATCAGTGGCTGCTGGTCAAGACTGGCTTTGCGGATTTTGCCCAACAGGCGCGGGGGTCGAGTAAGGGCAATGACTTCTGGAGCTGGATCAACCAGCTCTACGTGAATATCGAGGACTTTGTACTGGCGGCGGTGTACGTCACCCTCACCTTCGTCGTGAGGCTAACCATTTTGGTCCTGGCGATACCCTTGTTTCTGCTGGCCACGCTCACTGGTTTTGTCGATGGTTTG encodes the following:
- a CDS encoding TIGR03747 family integrating conjugative element membrane protein; the encoded protein is MATSAQNTSPQPVQHPGVIVSVIGLVFRIIGLLIASLLFSILIEFAGLLLFWGDQGWRHSQAMLTSELGWLSEHFKSSLLIQQPGQTIGQWLNFLNQWLLVKTGFADFAQQARGSSKGNDFWSWINQLYVNIEDFVLAAVYVTLTFVVRLTILVLAIPLFLLATLTGFVDGLMHRDLRKFGAGRESSFVYHRAKRAVIPLLIVPWIIYLSLPFSLNPMAVFLPCAVTLGITTAITATTFKKYL